The Mytilus galloprovincialis chromosome 7, xbMytGall1.hap1.1, whole genome shotgun sequence genome has a window encoding:
- the LOC143082978 gene encoding uncharacterized protein LOC143082978, which translates to MQCCSKGHHFYFVCELTRQFRSHIKFQCRNLLTSSRLENQSNKLLHQPENIVHNKLTLPVKFKSTDPHKVEDIAVQLNVQTISRHDASPSDPVVLALHGMPGDGGDFHNLSLQLAQHGMKCIAPDFPGCGESRLPANEVYSIDYSPTGKADMLDRILDELKLERVDILISHSAGSFLGFRAAAENDRIKSAVFLNFLGGKPHRYARPHNVIQFFSRLLKNPRLQSFYSPLLPKFYELIGFARYDVQPLQVAVENVATAEFEKILDHVETIKNKKKPAMFCFATTDKLVELDIPYNILNHVGIKESDIINLCRENSIKEPPREITAEIDKLLPEWYYKAVQFDRGGHLLQKTQIPELTKHIIDLLKYVHR; encoded by the exons ATGCAGTGCTGCAGTAAAGGTCACCATTTTTACTTTGTATGTGAACTTACAAGACAGTTTAGGAGTCATATAAAATTTCAATGTAGAAATCTATTAACTTCAAGCAGACTTGAGAATCAATCTAATAAACTGCTTCATCAGCCAGAAAATATTGTTCATAACAAACTAACACTTCCTGTAAAATTCAAGTCAACAGATCCACATAAAGTAGAAGATATTGCTGTTCAATTAAATGTACAGACCATATCCAGACATGATGCATCCCCAAGTGATCCGGTTGTCTTAGCATTACATGGTATGCCAGGTGATGGTGGTGACTTTCACAATCTGTCATTACAGTTAGCTCAACATGGTATGAAATGTATTGCACCAGATTTTCCAG GTTGTGGTGAAAGTAGGCTACCAGCAAATGAAGTTTATAGTATTGATTATAGTCCCACAGGAAAAGCAGATATGCTTGATAGGATTTTGGATGAACTAAAACTTGAAAG GGTAGACATTCTTATCTCACACAGTGCTGGATCATTTCTAGGATTTAGAGCTGCAGCTGAAAATGATAGAATAAAATCTGCAGTCTTCTTAAATTTTTTAGGAGGTAAACCACACAG ATATGCCAGACCACACAATGTTATACAGTTCTTTTCAAGGCTTCTGAAGAATCCAAGATTACAGTCATTTTATTCACCTCTGTTGCcaaagttttatgaattaatTG GTTTTGCCAGGTATGATGTTCAACCATTACAAGTGGCTGTTGAAAATGTTGCTACTGCTGAATTTGAGAAG atattAGATCATGttgaaacaattaaaaacaagaaaaagccAGCCATGTTTTGCTTTGCCACAACAGATAAATTAGTTGAACTAGACATTCCATACAACATCCTAAATCATGTCGGCATTAAGGAATCTGACATCATAAATCTATGTAGAGAAAACAGCATTAAAGAACCACCAAGGGAAATAACTGCAGAAATTG ACAAATTACTTCCAGAATGGTACTACAAAGCTGTACAGTTTGATAGAGGTGGACATTTGTTACAAAAGACACAGATTCCTGAATTGACAAAACATATAATAGATTTACTCAAATATGTGCATAGATAA